In the genome of Sphingomonas alpina, the window CCACGCACCACCTGCTACAACCGGTTCAATCGGTGGCGGCAGGCGGGCGTGTGGGATCGGTTGATGGACGTCATCAGCGCCGCGCACGACGGCAACATCCAGATGATCGACAGCACTTCGATCCGGGCTCACCAACAGGCTGCGACGGCAAAAGGGGGCAGACCATTGTCTCGGTCGCTCCCGAGGCGGGCTTACGACCAAGATCCACGTCGTCGTCGACGCGCAAGGGCTCCCGATCCGACTCGGCCTCACTGCGGGCCAGACGCACGACGGGCAGATCGTAGACCGGCTTCTCGATCACCTCGGCCCGCGCACTATCGTGCTGGCCGACAAGGCATACGGTGCCGACCGCATCCGGGAGCTGATCCAGGATCAGGGTGCGACGCCCAACATCCCGCCTAAGAGTAACCGTAAGTGGAAGCCCTGCTTCAGCAAGCGCCTCTACCGCGAGCGCAACCTGATCGAGCGGTTCTTCTCGAAGCTCAAGCACTTCCGCCGTGTCGCCACCCGCTACGACAAGTTGCCCGCAAACTTCCTCGCCATGATCCAGCTCGCCTCAATGCGCCTGTGGCTGCGTGTTTATGAGTCTACGGCCTAGTATCTGATAAATAATGATATTATGGAGATTTGTCGTCGAGGCGGAGAGCCCGGGATATGACACAAACCGGTGTCCCATATCTCCCGTCATGCTCGCCTATGCCGCATCAATTCTCCGCCGCAACCAGCTCCAGCGCGCGGTCCATCAGCTTGGTCGCGCTGGTCCCTTCGGGCATGTCATTGGCATAGACGGAAAAGATCAGCATCCGCCCGCTCCTGCCGGTCATATAGCCCGACAGCGCCGAGCTGGCGTTGAGTGTGCCCGTCTTGGCGAACAATTTGCCCTCGAGCGTGGTGCCGACGAAGCGCTTGGACAGAGTCCCGTCCACCCCGGCAATCGGCAGCGTCGCGCGATAGGCCGCGCCCCAGGGCTGGCCGGCGATCCAGCGCAACAGGATCGTCACGCCGCGCGGGGCGACGCGGTTATAGCTCGACATGCCGGAGCCGTCGGAAAAGTCGTAAGCGGTGCGCGGCACGCCGGCGCGCTCCAGCATCGCGCGCACTTCAGCGGTGCCATCGGCGATCGATCCGCTGCCGCTGCGGCGGCTGATCCGGCGCAGCATCAGCTCGGCATGCAAATTCTGGCTGACCTTGTTGATCAGCGTCAGGTCCTGCGCCAGCGGTGGCGGGGTGAGCTGGGCCAGTACCGGCTCGCGCGGCGGACGCGGCGCAGGCGCGCCCTTGCGGATCGCCGGGTCGTCGGTTGGGCCCAGCGGGCGATGCCGCGCGGTCACCGTCCCGGTCACCCGCACGCCGCGCGCCTCGAGCATCCGCTTGAAGGTCCAGGCGGCATAAAGCGCTGGCTCGTCGATGCCGAGGAGCAGTATTTCGGGTTTGGCATCCGCCGCGATCGTCCCGCTCAGGCTGACCAGCTTGCCGTTCGCCGCGCGGTCGAACTCCAGATCGGTCTTGCCCGTCGCCACCGTCACCGCGGTGTTGAAAACATTGTAATAGGGTGACAGATCGACCCGCGGCTTGGCGCCGACCGCGCCGGGCGTCACGCGCAGCGGCAATTCATTGTCGTCAAGCGTCAGCGCCGATGTGGCGGTACCCGATCGCGTCGGAATATTGTTCCAGCTCATCCCCGCGCCCCAGCGTTGGTTGGGATACAGGCTGTCATCGCCGCGCACGTCATGCACCACGCGTGTTTTTGCAGCGACCGCGTCGGCCAAAGTGGCAAGGCAATCACTGGTGCAATCGGCTGCGCTGGACAGAAATGCGTCGCCACGGCCTTCGAGGACCAGGTCAGGCGCGCCTTTTCCGGACGGCTCAAGCCGCACGGCTGTGCCGCCATCGGCATCCGGCTGATCGAGGCCGCTCAGCGTGGCGAAGGCAGCGGCGGTGGTGAAGATCTTGGTGTTGGATGCGGGGATGAAGCGCTGGTCGGGGTTGATCGCAATGATCTCGCGCCCGTCCTCGGTCGTGACGACCAGCCCGAACCGCGTGCCGGGCGCCGCCTCGGCGAATGTCGTCTCGACGCGCTGCTGAAGCGATGGCGCCTCCTGTGCAGCAAGCGGCGGGGCGAGCGCCGGGGCCAGCAGGGTCAGGGCCAGTATCGCGATGGTGGGTTTGGATGGCATCATGGCTTGAGCCTAGAAGGAATGGCGCGGGGAGCAACCGGGCACCGCTCATTCAGAGCGTTGGCGCGGCCATAACCGATGCGCATAGCCGCGGCGTTCCATGCTTGTCGGAGGAGTGCGCGCGGGTCAGAACAACCGCATGGCATGGCAGACCGCTTTTCGATTGATCGCATGCGCTGCGGCGCTGATGCTGACGGGTGCATCGGCGCCGTCCGAACCCGATCCGCTTGCCGCAGCGCTCGCACTGCCCGTGGCCGGCGACCTGACCGGGGCGCGCGACGCGGCGCGCTTCGCCTGGGTCGAGAACCAGGCCGGCGCGCGCAATGTCTGGGTCGCCGATCGCGGCAAACCTGCACGGCAAGTCACGGCTTTTGCCGCGGATGACGGGCAGCAACTCTACGATGTCGTTCTGAACAGCGACGGGACGCGCATCGCCTTTGTGCGCGGCGGCGACGAGGAATTTCCCGACGGCTCGATCCCCAATACCGCCTCCGCGACCCTGTCGCCGAAACAGCAGGTCTTTGTCGGCAGTGCGGACGACGCCGCGCCGGTCGCGGTGGGGGAGGGGCATTCGCCGGCCTTCGCGCCCGACGGCGCGCGGCTTGCCTATACTCGCAAGGGTGCGATCTGGCTGTGGGACGGGACGACGTCGCGCCGGCTTGCGAACGTCGCAGGAGAGGTGACGCGGCTGCAATGGTCGCCGGATGGCACGCGGCTGCTGTTCGTCGACAATCGCGACGATCACAGTTTTGTCGGCTTGCTCGACCTTGCCGGCACCAACGTCCGCTATCCCGATGCCTCGTTCGGTTTTTTCGGTCGAGCCGATCTTCTCGCCTGACGGCAAGGCGATCGCCTTTATCCATTATGTCGATCCTCCTGCAGGTGCGACCGCGCAAAGCGGCCCTTACTGGTCGCTGCGCATCGCCGACGCCGCGAGCGGCGCATCGCGCGCATTGTGGAGCGCGCCGGCGGGCGATGGCGCGCGCTATTACGGCACGCGCAGTCGCAACCTGTTCTGGGGCGTGGACGGGCAACTCGTCTTTCCCTGGGAACGCAGTGGCTGGGTGCATCCCTTCGCGATCGATGCGGCAAGGGGCGGAGAGCCGCGTGACCTGACCCCGGGCGCGTTCGAGGTGGAGAGTTTCCTGCTCGGCCGGGACGGGCAATCGCTGATCTATGCTGCCAATGCGGGCGATATCGATCGCCGGCATGTCTGGCGCGTGCCGCTCTCCGGTGGCGCACCGCTTCGCGTGACGCAAGGATCTGGCATCGAGAGTTTTCCAACGCCGGGGGGTTATGCGCTGGCGGCGATTGCGACCGATGCGACGCATCCCGCGCATCCGGTGCTGGTGGATCGCGCGATGACGCCGCTCGGCAGGAAAGTCGCGGCGCAGGATTTCGTCACGCCCGAGGCAATAGTCTTCAAGGCTGCTGACGGTGTGGAGGTCCATGCACAGCTGTTCCGCGCGCGCGGTCCGGGCCGCCATCCGGCGTTGATCTTCGCACATGGCGGGCCGCGGCGGCAGATGCTGCTCGGCTTTCATCCGAGCGGCTATTATTCCAACGCCTATATCCTCAACCAGCATTTCGCCGCGCAGGGCTATGACGTGCTGGCGGTCAATTATCGCAGCGGCACCGGCTATGGCCGCGCCTTTCGCAATGCCCCGGAGACAGGCCGCGGCGGCGCGTCGGAATATCGCGATATCCTCGCCGCCGGGCGCTGGCTTGCCGCGCAGTCTCACGTCGATCCGGCACGGATCGGTATCTGGGGCGGCAGCTGGGGCGGTTATCTGACCGCACTGGCATTGGCGCGGAACAGCGACCTGTTCGCCGCCGGGGTGGATTTCCACGGCGTGCACACCATGCTCCGCGCGGTCGAGAACAACCTCTCGCCCGACGCGCAGGCGGCGGCGCGCCAATTGCAATGGACCTCATCGCCGATGGGCTCGATCGACCAATGGCGCTCGCCGGTCCTGGTGATCCATGGCGATGACGACAAGAATGTCGATTTCGCCCAGTCGGTGCTGCTGGTGCGCGAATTGACCGCGCGCCGGATTCCCTTCCGTTTCCTGACCGTTCCCGATGAGCGCCACGATTTTCAGCGCTATGCCAATTGGCTGGCCAGCTACCGTGCGGCCGATGCCTTCCTGGCTCAGACGCTGATGCGTAAGGAACCACTGCCCTGATCTGGTTGCGCAATTCGCTGGCGCTGGTCGCGGCGGTGGCCGGGATCGGCTCGCCCTCGGTCGATGATCGAACCACGTTGATCCGGGGCGCGCGTGTGTTCGACGGCAGCGGCGCGCCGGCGGTGGTGGAAAATGTCCTGATCCACGGCGACCGCATCGTCGCGGTCGGCAAGAAGATACGCGCCCCGGCCGGCAGCAAGGTGATCGATGCGCGGGGCTTGACCCTCATCCCCGGGCTGCACGATCTCCACACCCATATGCGCTCGCCCGCGTTCGACGGGCCTGACGATCTGCCCAAATCCTATGCCGGCTATCTCCGCCACGGTGTGACCACGGTGAACGAATTCTCCGTCTCGGGCGAAATGATCGCGCCGATCCGCGAGATGACCGGCCAGTCGACCGGGGCTGCTGGCACTGTGACTGCACCGAACCTGAAGCTCGCGATCCGCTTCGGCGTGCCCGGCGGGCACGGCACCGAATATGGCTGGGGCAATTTCTTCACGCTGCAGGTGCAGACGCCGCGCGCCGCTCATCTCGCCATGGCGCGGGCGCTCGCGTACAAGCCCGATGTCATCAAGGTATTCGCCGATGGCTGGCGCTATGGCCGCGGTTCGGGGCTGGACAGCATGAACCAGCCGACACTCGCCGCGATCGTGCGCGATGCGCATGCCGCGCATATTCCGGTGATCACCCACACCGTCACGCTGGCCGGCGCCAAGCTGGCGGCATCGGCCGGGGTCGATGCGCTCGGCCACGGCGTCGGCGACGCGCTGGTCGATGACGAGCTGATCGCACTGATGAAGGCGAACGGTACCGGCTATGTCCCGACTCTGGTGGTCTATGAGCCGCAACAGGACCGCAGCTTCACACCCGCCGAATGGCGCGAACTGCGCCCGCCCGAACGCGCGCAGGAGCAGGAACGGCTGGCCCGGCCGATCGAGCCGATCCCCGAGCTGGACTCGAAACGCTGGACGATCATGCGGGAGAATGTCCGGCGGCTTAAGGCGGCCGGGATCCGCATCGGCATCGGCACCGATGCCGGGATCGGCGGCGTCTATCATGGCAGCTCGACGATCCGCGAGATGCGCTGGCTGACTCTGCTTGGCCATACCCCGGCCGAGGCGCTGGTGGCGGCGACCGCGGCCAGCGCCGGGATCCTGCGCGAAAGCGCTGACCATGGCCGCATCGCGCCCGGCCAGCGCGCCGACCTGGTGCTGGTCGGCGGCAAGCCCGATGAGCGGATCGACGATCTCTACGATGTCCGCCGCGTGTTCGTGTCGGGGCGCGATGTACCGCTGAAGCCGCTCCGGGACGCGCTCGACAGCACTGCGATGTCGCCCCTGCCACTGCACCGCATGACGGGGCCGATCGATACCGGCGCGGGCCGGGGAGGGCGGACCGATCTTGACACGCTGCCGGTTGAAAGCACCGACTCAGGCGTGGACCACAGCCATCTCGATTTTGCCCGCCCCGATCAGGGCGAGGACAAGAGGCTGTTCATGGTCGCGCATCTCGGCTCGGCGCCGAAGCCCTATGCGCAGTTGATCCTGCCGCTCACCAAAGGCGCCGTGCAACTCGCCGATGCGCGCGGTTTCGCCGGCGTGGCGTTCGAGGCGCGCGGCGCGGGGCAGTACCGGCTGTTGTTCGACAGTTACGGCCTGGACGGCAGCGCGAACTTCGCAGCACCGTTCGCGGCGGATCAAAGCCGCCAAGAGATCCGCATTCCGTTCAGCGCCTTTCGCAGCCGGGACGACAAGGCCGTGCTCGATCCGGCCCGGCTACGCGCGGTGATCGTGCGGCTCGATGGTCCGCCCGACGGCAAGGCCTGGCTCGAACTGGCCAGGCTGCGCTTCTACCGTGCCGATCCCTGACGGTCAGCGGCTGGCGGCAGCCTCGGGTGGCAGCGACGCAGCGCTGATCGTGTGGGCAATCCTCTGCAGGAAGGACACCGGGCCCGCCTCGTGAAGCGCGCGGCCGCTGCTCAGCGCGCCATCGATCACCACTCCCATCTGCAGGGCGAAATGGTCGGGATCCGCTATGCCCATTTCACTCGCCAGCGCTGCGAGGCGCCGGCGCAGTTCCGCCTTGTGCGCAACCGCGACCTTGCGCGCCGGATGCGCCTCATCGGCATATTCGGCCGCGATGTTGATTTGCGGACAGCCGCGATAGCCGGGGCGGGCGACGCGCTCGCCGATCCATTCCAGTTGCGCGTCGAGCTCCTGCGCGGGCTGGCCGGCATGGGCGATCGCCACCGCATCCCATTGCGCCCAGAAATCCCGATCCTCATTGTGCAGAAACGCTTCGATCAAATCGTCCTTGGTGCGGAAATGCCGGTACAGGCTGGTCTTGGCGACACCCGCGCGCTCGACGATCAGGTCGACGCCAATCGCGCGCGTTCCCTCGCGATAGAAGAGTTCGCCTGCCGTTTGCAGGATCCGGTCGCGCACGCTTGCGGCGTTCTCGCCCGGCTCGGTCTGGTTTTGCTTCACTCCGTCCAACCTCATGAAATCCGGTCGCCGCCGGCATTGCTACACCGGAATGCTTGACGACGCTACAGATCTGTATCATTAGAACAGACAGGTCTGTAGCGTCGAGGGTGATATCATGAGCATCGCGAGTGAAAACAAGATCGTCGCCGTCATCGGCGGCGCTGGCCATACCGGGCGCTTCGTCGTCGCCGAGCTGAAGCGGCGCGGTCTGGGGGTGATTGTGGTTGGGCGCGACCAGCAGAAGCTGGCCGCCGAAGCGGCTTCACCGGGCATCACGGTGCGGGCAGCAGGCATGGACGACCCGACCTCGCTCGATGACGCTCTGTCGGGGGCGGCCGCAGTGATCAATTGCGCCGGGCCCTTCATGGACACCGCGATTCCGGTGATCGACGCCGCGCTGCGTGCCGGCATCCCCTATCTCGACGTCACCGCTGAACAGCAGACGGTGCAAGCGATCATCGCAACCCGTGACGCCGCCGCCCGGCAGGCAGGTATCGTGCTGCTGCCCGCGGCGGCATTTTATGGCGGACTCGCCGACCTGCTTGCCGGCGCGGTTCATGACGGATCCGGGCCGGTCGACGAAGTGACCGTGGCGATGTTCCTGGACAGCTGGCATCCGACCAGCGGCACGCGTGTGACCGGTCAGCGCAACACCGCCAAAAGGCTGATGCAGCGGCAGGGCCGGCTGGAAGTGATTCCGGATCCGGCGCCGACCCGACACTGGAGCTTCCCTGCGCCGTTCGGGGATCAGGACATGGTCATGCTCCCGCTCACCGAAATGATCACGCTCGCGCATCACTTGCGCCCCGAAACGATCGACAGCTGGATCAATCTGGCGCCGCTGCGTGACCTCCGTGATCCGGCGACACCACCGCCCCAGCCAAGCGACGCGCAGGGACGCTCGGCGCAACTCTTCGCCATGGATGTGCTGGTGCGAACGGGCGACCGGGTACGCCGCGCAACCGCCAGCGGCCAGGACATCTACGCCATCACCGCGCCGATCATCGTCGAGGCGGTCGAGCGGCTGCTGGCCGGCGAAGCTTGGGACAAGGCGGGTACGCGCACGCTCGGTGATGTTTTCGATGCCCGCGCCTTTCTGGATGCGCTGGGGCCGGACACGTTGCGGGTTGTCTATCAGGACGCGGCCTGACCTTTGCCCGCCTTGGCATTGTTGCACGCTGCCGTTTCCAGCGCGGTCCATTGCCGCGCCTGTTATGATACGACGTCCGTCATGAGCGATCACCGGAAACTGGCTTTATGGGCGGCGGATTGTGCCGAGCGGGTACTGGATCTGTTCGAAGCGCAGCATCCCGACGATGCCAGGCCGCGACAGGCAATCCAGGCGGCGCGGCAATGGGAAAGCGGCGATCTGGCGATGACCGGCGCGCGCGATCATGCCTTTGCCGCCCATGCGGCGGCGCGCGACGCTGCCACTCCTGCCGGATCCGCCGCAGCCCGCGCGGCCGGGCACGCTGCGGCCACCGCGCATGTCGTCACACATGCCCCCCATGCCGCGACCTATGCACTGAAGGCTAAAGCATTTGCGGGAGGGGACGCAGAGGCAGAACGGAACTGGCAGCGCCTCCATTTGCCGTCTCATCTTCGGAACCTTGTGCCGTGACGCCGCATTCACTGCGTTGAAGCAGGGAGATCAGGACCATGGGCGACAAACGCATCGATGCGGCATCGCGGATCATCAAGGCCTCGCCGCAGTCCCTGTATCGCGCCTTTGTCGATGCCGATGCCTGGCTGATCTGGCTGCCGCCTGAGGGCATGACGGGCAGCATCGAGCTGTTCCAGCCGTTTGAAGGCGGGCGTTACCGCATGACCCTGACTTATGACGAACTGCCGGCAGGCACATCGGGCAAGGCATCGGCCGATTCCGATGTAGTTCGCGGACAGTTCGTGAGGCTGGTGCGGGACGAGCGCGTCGTGCAGGTCGTCGAATTCAGATCCGACGACCCGGCCTTTGCCGGCGAGATGACCATGACCTGGTCGCTGACGCCGGTGCCCGACGGCACTGAGGTGCGCATCATCTGCGAGAATGTGCCGCCGGGCATCAAGCCGGAGGACCATGCGGTCGGGCTCGGCTCGACGCTCGACAATCTTGCGGCCTTTACCGAATAGCGCGCCTCCGACGTGGAATTGACGTCGATTCAACGCTGGTGGCGACCATGGCATTGGACCGCCCGGCGGACCCATTTCGGACTCCGGCGCGCTCTTTCACATGGTCGGAGAACTGATTTAAGCTGGCTGATAGCTGGCTGATAGCTGGCTGATAGCTGGCTGTTACCTGGCTGTTACCTGGCTGTTCCATGGCTGTTATTCGTTAACAGCCAGTAGCCAGTAAGATGCTGAAAAGCATTGTGAATTCGGACGCTGGAGCTCGATTTAACAGCCAGGAAAAAAGTTATCAGCGAATAACAGCCAGGAACAGCCAGCTTTGCGTGGACCGCTAGACTGGGATGAGGTTTGATTGAACCACCTGGTCATTCCCGCGAAAGCGGGCATCCCGCTTTCGCGGGTATGACGGAAAAGAGTTACTTAAAGTCTCTGGCTCTAGACGTAATGCGGCTCGCCGCGCTCGTGTAGCTCCTCGTAATGGACCAGCGCGGGTTCGGGACCCAGCGGCACCGGCTCGCCAGCCCGGAATGCCCATTCGCCGCGGTCGCAATCCTCGGCGCGGACATAGCCGTTGATGTACAGGCGGCGGCGATGGCTCGACCGGTTGGTGCCTGAGCCATGGACCAGATAGGGGCTCCACAGTGCCAGGTCGCCGGGATCGAGCACCACGTCGACCGCATCGTCCGGCGACAGGTCGGCGGAGAGCAGCGCAGAATCGCTCATCGATCTGCCCAGTACCTCAATCGATGAATCCAGATCGAGATTGCCGCGCAAATGGCTGCGCGGAATGAAGCTCATGCAGCCGGAATCGTGGGTGTGCGGGTCGATCGCGAGGCCGGTCTGGATATAGGACGTGCCGAGATTACGATACGCCGCATCCGGCTTGCGAAAGCGCGAATCCTGATGCCAGGCGAAATCGCCCTGACCGCCGGGCGCTTTCCAGTGCAGCTGGTTGATGATCTGCTTCAGGTCGCCGCCGATCAGCGGTTCGAGGATGCCGGCGACGCGACGGTCGGTGCGCAGCGCGTTCAGCACCGGCTGGTGATAGGACGGCCACTGTGCCATCCGCACGACCGGGCCATCTGTGCCGTCCGCGACATTGTAGAACAGATTGCCGTGCCGGAAGCTGCGGCCGTGCTGTACGCCCTCGGCATGGATCTGGTCGACCGCTGCGCCAACCGCTTCGATCTCCGCCGCGGTGAAAACGCCGCGCACGATCGCATAGCCGTCGCGGTGATAGGCGACGGCGATGTCGTCCCGATCCTTGCTCGCCATTGCCGTTCCTTCCATCGCTCGTTCAGTCGTCGCGCCGCGACCGGTAAATCTCTTCGTCGAGTTCGCCTTCCCAGCGCGCGACGGTGGTCGCGACCGTCAGGTTGGCGCTTGCGCTCGGCACCGTGCGGGTCATGTCGAGCAGCCGGTCGAACGGCAGCACGAAGCCGACGACCAAAGCCGTCTGTTCGGGCGGAATACCGACTGCCGACAGGACGGCGGCAAGCATGAACAGTGAGGCTGAAGGGACCGGCGCGGTGCCGAACGCGGCGAGCGCGCCGGTCAGCAGCACCAGGCCGTAGACGCCGGGCGTGAGCGGCGTGCCGAACGCCTGTAATGCGAACATGCTGAGCAGGCCGACATACATCGCCGTCCCGTCCTTGCCGATGCTCGCGCCGAGCGGGAGGACGGTGGAGAAGACCGGCCGGCCGACGCCGAGATTGCTCTCCGCCACGCGCATCGCAACTGGCAGCGTGGCTGAGCTCGACGCAGTCGAAAAGGCGACGACCAGCGCATCGACGATGCCGCGGAAAAAGGGCAGCACGGGCAGGCGGGCAGCGAATTTCAGCAACAGGCTGTGCACCACCAGGATCTGGATCAGCGATCCGAGCACGACGGCAAGCGCCAGCCAGCCGACATGCACGAACACCGCCGCGCCATTGGCGGCGACCGCACCGGCGATCAGCGCGAACACGCCGAACGGAGTCGCTTCCATGACGATCCCGACGATCTTGAGCAGCACCGCAGAGGTCGATTGCAGCAGCGCGGCGAACGGCTTGCCTGCTTCGCCCGCAACCACAGTCCCGACGCCGAACAGGATCGCGACGAAGATCAGCGCGAGCATGTCGCCCTTGGCCAGTGCCTCTACGATGTTCAGCGGGATGATGCCGATCAACTGGTCATAGGGTGTGACCGGCGTGCCGAGCGCATGCGCGACGGCGGTGCCGAGCGGCGCATCGACTCCCGGGCGTACCAGCGCGGCGACCAGCATGCCGACCGACACGGCGACCGCGGTGGTGAAGGCGAACAGACCGATGGTTTTCGCGCCGAGCCCGCCGAGCCGCTTGGGATCGGCCAACGCGGTGATGCCCGACGCAATGGTGATCAGCACGATCGGCGCGACCAGCATGCGGATTGCGCGCACGAACAGATCGCCCATGAAGGCGACCGCCGGCGTCGCCGACGGCCACACCAGCGCGAAGATCAGCCCGAGCGCGAGCGCGCCCAGCACGCGCTTCCACAAGGCGATCGTGAACCAGGTGCGGAGCAGGCTCAAGAACAGCTGCCTGGGGTCGGTTTGCGCGGCAGGGCCCGTCCGGCGGCGCGCTTCGTCAGAACGCCATTGTCGACCGCGACCACGCCATTGACCAGCACGGTGCGCACCCCGACCGCCAGCAGCGTCGGCTGCTCATAGGTCGCGCGCGGCGCGTAGCTTTTGGGGTCGAATACCACCACATCGGCGAACGCGCCGGGCTTCAAATGCCCGCGTCCCTCAAGATGGAAAGTATCGGCGGTCAGCGTCGAGCTCCGCTCGATGAATTCGCGCAGGGTCAGCACCTTATCGGCGGCGACGTACTTGGCGTATTTGCGCGCATAGGTCGCATAGACGCGCGGATGGCCGGTCGAGGCATCCGATCCGGTCATCACCCAGGGTTGCTTCATGAAGGCGGCGATGTCGGGCTCGATCTGGTTGAACGAGGCGACCGCTGGATCGCCGATGCGGATCACCGCGATGGCGGCGGCGAGCGGGTCCTCCTTGCGAGCCTTTGCGATGTCGGCCAGCGTGCGGCCCTTGAACTGGCCGGCGGTGATCAGCAGCGATGCCGCGCCGCCACGCTTGCGCAAGGTCTCGGTCATGCCGGTGCGTAGCTTCTCGGCAAGCTTGGGATCGTCGAAGCGCTTGAGCAGCGCCGGGCGCCCGCCATCCTGCGCCCAGAGCGGGATCAGCGATGCGGTCAGGCTCGTGCCCGATGCGGACCAGGGATATTGGTCGGCGGTGACGTCCTGCCCGGCGCGGCGCGCGGCCTCGACCTTGGCGATGATCGCGGCCGCCTGGCCCTGCACGTCCACGCCCAGCGCCTTGATGTGCGAGATATGCACCGGCAGCTTGCCCTCGCGCCCGATCGTGATCGCTTCGTCGATCGCGGCGGCAAGGCCGACAGTATAGCTCGATTCATCGCGGATATGGCTGTCATAGATGCCGCCATGCCGGCCGGCTTCGGCGGCCAGCGCGACCACTTCATCGGTCTTGGAGAAGCTTTGCGGCGCATAGAACAGGCCAGTCGACAGGCCCATCGCACCCTGGCACATCGCGGTCGCGGTCAGCGACTTCATCTGCGCCAATTCGGCGGTGGTGGGGGCACGGTCAGCGGCGCCGACCACTTTCGTCCGAACAGCGCCAAACCCGACATAGGCGGCGAAATTGATCCCGACCGGCTTTGCCGCGACACTGCCCAGCACCTTGGCGATATCCGGGGAACCGCCACCGTCATTGCCGATGAAAGCGGTGGTCACGCCCTGCATCAGGAAAGGCGGGATCAGGCGGGTCGCGGGATTTGCGGAGGCAAGCGCGTCGCCCATATGGGTGTGCGGATCGATAAAGCCCGGCGCTACCACCATCCCGGTGGCGTCGATCACACGTTTGGCGGTGACATCGGCATGGGCGGCAACGATCTGGATGTGGTCGCCACTGATCGCGACATCGCCGACGAACGGCGCGTCCGATCCGGTATAGATAGTGCCGCCGCGGATCAGCAGGTCGACGCTTTGCCGCGCCGGTGCAGCGCCGCACGCGCTCGTCAGGATGGTCGCTACAGCCAGGACGCGCGCGATGCGGTTCATATCGTTCCCCAAAAGCCTGTAGCCGGCGGGGCGAGCATACCGCTCTCGTCCGTGACACCGCCGGGTCGATCCTCCCTGAGCCAGATCGGGCCGTCAAGATCGACAAAGTCCGACAGGCGCGCGACGTGCAGGGCAGGGGCGATCGAAAGCGAGGAGCTGACCATACAGCCAGTCATCAGCCCAAGCCCACGCGCGCGCGCCGCCCGGGCCAGCTCGAGCGCTGCGGTCAGCCCGCCGGCCTTGTCGAGCTTGACGTTCACATGGCTATAGCGGCGCGCGATCACATCGAGATCGGCGGCGACATGGACCGACTCGTCGGCGCAGATTGGCACAGCCGAGGTAAACCCTTCGAGCCACGCATCATGGTCGGCCGGCACCGGCTGTTCGAGCAGCGCGACCCGCGTTTCGATCAGCAATGGCTGCAGTGCCTCGACCAGTGCCTGGTTCCAGCTCTCATTGGGGTCGACGATCAGCGCAGCATCGGGTGCAGCATTGCGCACCGCGCGGATCTGCGCGGCGGGGTCATTGGCATCGACCTTGATCTTGAGCAGCGGTGCGGCGGCGAGCGCGGCGGTGGCTCGCGCCATTGCCTCAGGCGAGTCGATGACGATGGTCAGCGCGCTCGCCAGCGGCTGCGGCTCTGGCGCGCCGATCAGGCTCGCCACGCTTCTGCCCGACTGGCGCGCTTCGAGGTCCCACAGTGCGCAGTCGACCGCGTTGCGCGCGGCGCCTG includes:
- a CDS encoding S9 family peptidase; the protein is MPRSVFSVEPIFSPDGKAIAFIHYVDPPAGATAQSGPYWSLRIADAASGASRALWSAPAGDGARYYGTRSRNLFWGVDGQLVFPWERSGWVHPFAIDAARGGEPRDLTPGAFEVESFLLGRDGQSLIYAANAGDIDRRHVWRVPLSGGAPLRVTQGSGIESFPTPGGYALAAIATDATHPAHPVLVDRAMTPLGRKVAAQDFVTPEAIVFKAADGVEVHAQLFRARGPGRHPALIFAHGGPRRQMLLGFHPSGYYSNAYILNQHFAAQGYDVLAVNYRSGTGYGRAFRNAPETGRGGASEYRDILAAGRWLAAQSHVDPARIGIWGGSWGGYLTALALARNSDLFAAGVDFHGVHTMLRAVENNLSPDAQAAARQLQWTSSPMGSIDQWRSPVLVIHGDDDKNVDFAQSVLLVRELTARRIPFRFLTVPDERHDFQRYANWLASYRAADAFLAQTLMRKEPLP
- a CDS encoding amidohydrolase family protein gives rise to the protein MRNSLALVAAVAGIGSPSVDDRTTLIRGARVFDGSGAPAVVENVLIHGDRIVAVGKKIRAPAGSKVIDARGLTLIPGLHDLHTHMRSPAFDGPDDLPKSYAGYLRHGVTTVNEFSVSGEMIAPIREMTGQSTGAAGTVTAPNLKLAIRFGVPGGHGTEYGWGNFFTLQVQTPRAAHLAMARALAYKPDVIKVFADGWRYGRGSGLDSMNQPTLAAIVRDAHAAHIPVITHTVTLAGAKLAASAGVDALGHGVGDALVDDELIALMKANGTGYVPTLVVYEPQQDRSFTPAEWRELRPPERAQEQERLARPIEPIPELDSKRWTIMRENVRRLKAAGIRIGIGTDAGIGGVYHGSSTIREMRWLTLLGHTPAEALVAATAASAGILRESADHGRIAPGQRADLVLVGGKPDERIDDLYDVRRVFVSGRDVPLKPLRDALDSTAMSPLPLHRMTGPIDTGAGRGGRTDLDTLPVESTDSGVDHSHLDFARPDQGEDKRLFMVAHLGSAPKPYAQLILPLTKGAVQLADARGFAGVAFEARGAGQYRLLFDSYGLDGSANFAAPFAADQSRQEIRIPFSAFRSRDDKAVLDPARLRAVIVRLDGPPDGKAWLELARLRFYRADP
- the dacB gene encoding D-alanyl-D-alanine carboxypeptidase/D-alanyl-D-alanine-endopeptidase — translated: MPSKPTIAILALTLLAPALAPPLAAQEAPSLQQRVETTFAEAAPGTRFGLVVTTEDGREIIAINPDQRFIPASNTKIFTTAAAFATLSGLDQPDADGGTAVRLEPSGKGAPDLVLEGRGDAFLSSAADCTSDCLATLADAVAAKTRVVHDVRGDDSLYPNQRWGAGMSWNNIPTRSGTATSALTLDDNELPLRVTPGAVGAKPRVDLSPYYNVFNTAVTVATGKTDLEFDRAANGKLVSLSGTIAADAKPEILLLGIDEPALYAAWTFKRMLEARGVRVTGTVTARHRPLGPTDDPAIRKGAPAPRPPREPVLAQLTPPPLAQDLTLINKVSQNLHAELMLRRISRRSGSGSIADGTAEVRAMLERAGVPRTAYDFSDGSGMSSYNRVAPRGVTILLRWIAGQPWGAAYRATLPIAGVDGTLSKRFVGTTLEGKLFAKTGTLNASSALSGYMTGRSGRMLIFSVYANDMPEGTSATKLMDRALELVAAEN
- a CDS encoding TolB family protein codes for the protein MAWQTAFRLIACAAALMLTGASAPSEPDPLAAALALPVAGDLTGARDAARFAWVENQAGARNVWVADRGKPARQVTAFAADDGQQLYDVVLNSDGTRIAFVRGGDEEFPDGSIPNTASATLSPKQQVFVGSADDAAPVAVGEGHSPAFAPDGARLAYTRKGAIWLWDGTTSRRLANVAGEVTRLQWSPDGTRLLFVDNRDDHSFVGLLDLAGTNVRYPDASFGFFGRADLLA
- a CDS encoding TetR/AcrR family transcriptional regulator: MRLDGVKQNQTEPGENAASVRDRILQTAGELFYREGTRAIGVDLIVERAGVAKTSLYRHFRTKDDLIEAFLHNEDRDFWAQWDAVAIAHAGQPAQELDAQLEWIGERVARPGYRGCPQINIAAEYADEAHPARKVAVAHKAELRRRLAALASEMGIADPDHFALQMGVVIDGALSSGRALHEAGPVSFLQRIAHTISAASLPPEAAASR